The sequence CCCACCAGGCCGGCCTTCGGCTTGGCGCCGCGGCCGGTAGCCCCCTCGTCGCGGATCTCGCCGCCGGAGCCGGTCGCGGCGCCCGGCCACGGCGAGATCGCCGTCGGGTGGTTGTGGGTTTCCACCTTCATCAGGATGTGCGCGTCTTCCTGATGGTAATCGTAGGTGCCGGTCTCCGGCGCGGCGAAGAAGCGGCCGACCTGCGAGCCTTCCATCACGGCAGCGTTGTCTTTATACGCCGACAGCACATAGTCCGGCGTCTGCTCATAGGTGTTCTTGATCATTTTGAACAGCGATTTAGGCTGCTGTTCGCCGTCGATGATCCAGTCGGCGTTGAAAATCTTGTGGCGGCAGTGCTCGGAGTTGGCCTGCGCGAACATATAAAGTTCGATATCCGTCGGGTTGCGCCCCAAACCGGTAAAGGCATTCAGCAGATAGTCGATCTCGTCCTGCGCCAGCGCCAGGCCGAGCCGGACGTTGGCCTGCTCCAGCGCGGCGCGCCCTGCGCCCAGCACGTCGACCGACTGATACGGCGCCGGCTGATGGTGCGCGAACAGCTGTTCGGCCTGTTGCAGTTCGCTGAAGACGGTTTCCATCATGCGATCGTGCAGCAGCGCGGCGAGCTGCCGCCACTGGGTTTCCGTCAGCTCGGGCGCCTTGACGTAGAACGCCAGGCCGCGCTCCAGGCGCACGACCTGCTGCAGACCGCAGTTGTGGGCGATGTCGGTGGCTTTGGAAGACCAGGGAGAAATGGTGCCCGGACGCGGCGTAACCAGCAGCAACCGGCCTTCGGGGGCGTGTTCGGCGAGAGAAGGGCCGTACTTGAGCAGCCGCTGAAGCTTGGCGTGTTCTTCGGCACTGAGCGGTGCGCTAACATCGGCAAAGTGGACGTACTCGGCGTAGATATCACTGACGGGCAGGTGAGCGTCCTGGCAGCGGGACAGCAGTTTGGTAATGCGAAAAGCCGATAAAGCGGGCGAACCACGCAGAATTTCCATAATCAAAGTTCTCTCGTCTTCGAAGCGACGGATAAGACGCTTCATTGGGCGCAACAGGGGAAAACGCGCGTCATTATAGAGAATCCTCGCCGCCGACGAAACCGTTTGCGTAGGGATAATTGATAAAAGCGTGCCGCACCGTCGAATTGTCATAACGTGTCAATAAAGTTGCACACTGGCGTTTTGTTGCGCAAAATGCCCCCGCACTGGTGATTTAACCATGAGAAAAGTCGCGGTTATCGTCGCCGGCGTACCTGTGCCACCACTGGATAACTATTTGAAACGTCTTAAAATAAACTACATCCTCATCGGCGTTGTCACCCTGCTTCTGGCTCTCGCGCTGTGGCCCAATATCACCTGGCGCAGCGGCCAGGGCGGGCAACTCCAGGAGATCATTTCCCGCGGCGAGTTGCGTATCAGCACGCTGAACTCCCCGCTGACCTATTTCAACACCAAGCAAGGGCCGGGTGGGCTCGACTACGAACTGGCGAAGCGCTTCGCCAACTACCTCGGGGTGAAGCTGGTGGTGATCCCCCATCAGAACATCAATGACCTGTTCGACGATCTGGACGACGACGACGCCGACCTGCTGGCGGCGGGCCTGATCTACAACCAGGAGCGCCTCAGCCGCGCGCGTACCGGCCCGGCCTACTACTCCGTTTCCCAACAGCTGGTGTACCGGCTGGGCACCCCGCGGCCGAAAAGTTTCGCCGACATTAAAGGCAAGCTGGCGGTCGCTTCCGGTTCCGCGCACGTCAGCACCCTCAAGCAGCTCAAACAGGATAAATACCCGGATCTCGCCTGGGAGTCCTCCAGCGATCTCACCTCCAAAGAGCTGCTGGAGCGAGTGGCCGACGGCAAGCTGGACTACACCCTCGGCGATTCGGTGACCATCGCGCTGCTGCAGCGCATCCATCCGCAGCTGGCGGTGGCGTTCGACGTCACCGACGAAGAGCCGGTTACCTGGTATCTGAAACGCGACGGCGACGACAGCCTGTACGCGGCGATGCTGGACTTCTACAGCCAGATGGTGGACGACGGCACCCTGGCGCGGCTCGAAGAGAAATACCTCGGCCACGTTGGCAGCTTCGACTATGTGGACACCAAAACCTTCCTGTCGGCCATCGACTCGGTGCTGCCCAACTTCCGCCCGCTGTTCGAGAAGCACGCCAACGAGATCGACTGGAAGCTGCTGGCGGCCATCGCCTATCAGGAATCGCACTGGAATCCGCAGGCCACCTCACCCACCGGCGTGCGCGGCCTGATGATGCTGACCCGCGCCACCGCCGACGGCCTCGGGGTCAACGACCGCCTCGATCCGGAAGAGAGCATTCAGGGCGGCGCCCTTTACCTGCAGCGGCTGATGGCCAAGGTGCCGGACAGCGTGCCGGAAGACGAGCGCATCTGGTTCTCGCTGGCGGCCTACAACATGGGCTGGGGCCACATGCTGGACGCTCGCAAGCTGACCAAGACGCAAAAAGGCAATCCGGACAGCTGGGTCGACGTCAAACAGCGCCTGCCGATGCTCAGCCAGAAGCGCTACTACCCGCAGCTGACCTACGGCTATGCGCGCGGGCGTGAAGCCTACAACTATGTGGAAAACATCCGCCGCTACCAGGTCAGCCTGGTGGGCTATCTGCAGGAAAAAGAGAGAAAGGCGGCGCAAGCGGCCGCCGAGCAGGAGGCGTTGGGGAAAGGCTACCCGACGGTGATGCCGGAACTGGCGCTCAACTACTGATTATTCCGGCTTATCCGCCGCCCGCTGCGCCAGCCTGAGCGCTTTTTTCTGTTCACGGCGCAGGCGGAAGAAATTGCTCAGGGTGGCGGCGCACTCCTCCGCCAGCACGCCCGAGACGATCTCCACCTGATGGTTCATGCCCGGATGGCGCAGAATGTCCACCAGTGAACCGGCCGCGCCGGTTTTCTCGTCGGCGGCGCCATACACCAGCCGGCGGATGCGGCTGTGCACCATCGCGCCGGCGCACATCACGCAAGGCTCCAGCGTGACGTACAGCGTGGCGTTCAGCAAACGGTAGTTTTGCAGCACCACGCCGCCCTGGCGCAGCGCCATGATCTCGGCGTGTGCGGTAGGATCGTGTCGGCCGATCGGGCGGTTCCAGCCCTCGCCGATGACCTGATTGTCCAGCACCAGCAGCGCACCCACCGGCACCTCGCCCTCTTCCTGCGCGCGCAGGGCCAGCTGCAATGCCTGACGCATCCAGTACTCATCGTTATATTCAGTCATCGCATAATTCCTCGTGCGCTTTTGCGGCGGGCATTATACACACTAGCCCTCCTTTGTCGTAGCCGCCCGCCAATGGCTATACTGGCCGAATCAGCATGTGATTCAGGGACAAGAAGCATGAAACTCAGTAAAAAGAACGCGGTCGTGGTGCGCAAGGCGCTGGACAGCTGGGTGGGAGAAGGCGCCTTGACGGCCGAACAACGGCAGCAGCTGCTGCAGCATGTGGCCGTGCAGCCTTTCGACTGGCGGCGGCTGGCGCGCTATGCGTTTCTCGCCGCGCTGGCCTCGCTGCTGATCGCCGTCACCAGCCTGTTCGCCGACAGCGAACTGCTTGCATGGCTCAGCGGACTGTTCCGCTTCGACGCGCCGGTACGCATGGCGATCGCCGGCGTACTGGCAGCGCTGGCCTACGTCTGGGCGCTGCGTCGCCGCCGGCGCCACCCGGAAAAACGCTACGGCAATGAGGCGGCTCTGTTTGTCGCCGTGTTGCTTACCGCCTGCGCCTTATGGCAGCTGGGGGTCTGGCTGGATAACGGCAGCGGCCGGGTTTCCGTGCTGCTGCTGTTCGCCGCGCTGCTGTACGGCGCGATCGGCTGGTTCAGCCGCTCCGGGCTGGTGTGGTGGTTCGCCCTGCTGTCGCTCGGCAACGCCTTCGGCGCCGAGACCGGCTACCTGTCCGGCTGGGGCGCCTACTGGCTTGGCATGAGCTACCCGATTCGTTTTATCGCCTTTGGCGCGGTGCTGATCGCCGCCGCGCTGCTGCTGCGGCCGCTGTTGGCGCAACGCGGCCTGCAGCGGGTGTCGCTGGCGATGGGCCTGCTGTATCTGTTTATCGCCCTGTGGCTGCTGTCTATCTTCGGCAACTACGGCGATCTCGACAGCTGGTACCGCGCGCGCCAGATCGAGCTGTTCCACTGGAGCCTGCTGTTCGGGCTGGCCGCCCTCGCCGCCATTTGGCTGGGATTGAAGCATGACGACGCCATGCTGCGCGGCTTCGGGCTGACCTTCCTCGGCATTAACCTGTATACCCGCCTGTTCGAGTTTTTCTGGGACAGCATGCCGAAGACGATTTTCTTCGCGCTGCTCGGCCTGAGCCTGTGGGCGTTGGGGCATTATGCGGAGAAGATTTGGCAGTTGGGGCGCCAGCCGCACGACGTGACCGACGACCGATCGCGGTACTGATAAAAACAGCAAGGGCGGAATCCTCCGCCCTTGGCTTATTCCAGCTGCTGCAGCTCGCCCTGCTTACTTACCCGCCAGCGGTGCTCGCAAAAGAACAGCAGCGGATTATCCTGCTTGCTGTCGCTGTAACCGCTGTACAGCTTTAGCGGCGCGCCGAGCCGCTGCTCCAGCTGCACCACTTTTTGCGTCCCCAGGCAGCGCAGAGTCAAGACCCAACCGCCGCAGCGGCGCGTGATGCGGCTGCCGATCAACCGCACCCGCGGCAGAAACGCCGAATCGTGATACACCTGCTCCACCAGCCGTTCCGGCGAGCCGGTGATCAGCCACACTTCGGCATCGTGCTCGTCCAGATACTGCCGCAGCCGCATTTGCACCACCGGAAACGCGGTCACCTTCTGGCGAAAGGCCTCGATAAACTGCCGCTCCAGCGCCTTGAGCTTCGCTTCGGAGCGCCCGAAAGTAATCGCCCACAGCAGCAGGCTCATCGGCCAACGCGCGGCGCGCCCCAGCAGCAGCAGCGCCAGGCCGATCGGCGGCAGCACCGGTATCACCAGCAGCAGGTTCAGCGGCAAACGGCGCAGCAGAAAGCGCAAGAAACTGCCGAACATATCCTCCTGATGCAGGGTGCCGTCCAGATCGAAAAAGACCACGCGGCGCCCCTCTGCGGCCGGTTGTTGCTGCTTGTCGCTCAAACGCTACTCCTCGGGATCGTTGAACCCCATCATCCAGGTGAAGAGAAAACCGGCGACAATCGTAATCAGCATCCCCGCCAGATACAACATCACCTTACCTGAGACGATGGTCAACGCCAAAGGCAGCCCCGAAATGCCGAAGGTGATTACCGTCGCCACCTTCCAGTAGCTGATCAGCGCGCCGCCGACCGCCCCGCCGAGGCAGGCGCCGATAAACGGCCGCCCCAGCGGCAAGGTCACCCCGAAGATCAGCGGCTCGCCGATGCCGAGAATGCCGACCGGCAACGCCCCTTTGATCACCTTCTTCAGCCGCGCGTTGCGGGTCTTCAACAGCACCGCCAGCGCCGCCCCTACCTGCCCGACGCCGGCCATCGCCAGGATCGGCAGCAGCGGGTTGGAACCGTGCGCCTGCACCAGCTCGACGTGGATCGGCACCAGCCCCTGGTGCAGGCCGGAGAGCACCAGCGGCAGGAACAGCCCCGAGAGCAGCGCCCCCACCAGCAGCCCGCCCTTGTCGATCGCCAGATTGGCGCCGTGGGCGATGGCGTCGGAGATAATGCCGCCGATCGGCTGCAGAATCAGGATCGCCAGCGAGGCGGTGACCAGCGTGGTCAGCAATGGATTAAGGATCAGCTCAACCGATTCCGGCAGCAGCGTGCGCAGGCGTTTCTCCACCCAGCACATCAACGCCACCACCAGCAGCACGGCGATCACCCCGCCGCGCCCCGGCTGCAGCGCCTCGCCGAACAAGGTGATCTGCGCCAGCGCCGGGCTGGAGAGAATGCCCGCCATCACGCCGCCCATCGCCTGGGAGCCGCCGAACACCCGCGCGGCGTTGACCCCGACCAGAATGTTCATGATGGCGAACACCGCGCTGCCGAAGATCGCCAGCAACCCCAGCACGTTCGGGTAGTCCACCGCCAGTTGGCCGGCGATGTCGGGCCGTTTCAGCAGGTTGATGATGCCGGTGATCAGGCCCGAGGCGATAAACGCCGGGATCAGCGGAATAAAAACATCGGCCAGCTTTTTCAGCGCACCGCTCATCGGCGCAGCGTATTTTTGCTTGGCCTGCGCCTTGATGCGGGCCGCGTCACCGACGGCGACGACGGGCTGCGCGCTACCGCTCAGCAATGCGCGCATGGCGTCCACCACCTTGGCGGCGGCGCCCGGGCCAACGATAAACTGATGCTGCTCACCCTGTTTGATATAGCCCTTCACGCCGGACAGCTGCTTGAGAGCGGCCAGATCCAGACGCTGTTCGTCGCTGACCTCGACGCGTACCCGCGTCATGCAGTTCTCCAGTTTGAGGATATTGCCCTCGCCCCCCACGCCCGCCAGGATCTGTGTCGCCAATGCCGTTGTCTTGTCCATCGCCGCCCCCACCGTGAGTTAACGCGCCAGCGCCGCGCGCAGGTAGCCGTCGTGCCGCTGCAGCCGCTGCTGCGCCTCTTCGGCGCTGACGCCGGCCAGAATCATCAGTATCGCCGGCTTGACCTCGAAGCCGGTCTGCGCCAGCGCCGCCTCGGCCTGAGCGCGTTCGGCGCCGGTGGCCTCCACCACGATGCGGCAGGCGCGATCCACCAGTTTGACGTTGGTGGCCTTCACGTCCACCATCAGGTTCTGATAGACCTTGCCCAGCTTGACCATCGCGCCGGTCGACAGCATGTTGAGCACCAGCTTCTGCGCGGTGCCGGATTTCAGGCGCGTCGAACCGGTCAGCGCCTCCGGCCCCACCACCGGTGAAATCGCCACCTGCGCTTCGTGCGCGATCGGCGAATCCGGGTTGCAGGAGATGGCCGCCGTCGGGCAGCCCAGCCCGCGCGCATAGCGCAGTGCGCCAATCACATAAGGCGTGCGCCCTGAGGCCGCCAACCCCACCACCATATCGACGGCAGTGAGGTTCAGCGCCCGGAGATCGGCTTCGCCCAGGGCTTCGTCGTCTTCCGCCCCCTCCACCGCCTTGAGCAGTGCGCCCGGCCCGCCGGCGATCAAGCCCACCACCACGCCGTGCGGCACGCCGAAGGTCGGCGGGCACTCGGAGGCATCCAACACCCCCAATCGGCCGCTGGTGCCGGCGCCCAAATAAATCAGCCGGCCGCCGGCCTTCAACGCCGCCGCGGCCAAATCGACCGCCTGCGCGATCGCCGGCAGCACCTTTTCGATCGCCTCCGGCACCTTGCGGTCTTCCTGGTTAAAGCAGCGGACCATCTCCAGCGTCGACATCTCATCCAGCCCCATGGTGGCCGGGTTGCGGGTTTCCGATACCAGTGCGCCTAAGTTCATCTGTTCACCTTTGAATTTTTAATTCACAAATTTAAATCAATATTTGAATATTTTATTCAACAAAGCGAGCGCTATTTGCTATTTTAACGACGAGCTCACAAAAATTTTCACCGCGCGTTTTCGCCGCCTGCGTGGCAAAATGGCCGCTGGTTTCCAGGGAAAGATCAATGAGTACCCTTCTGCGCATACGCCAGATGTATCCGACACTGGCGCAAAACGACCGCAAGCTGGCGGACTTTTTGCTGAACAACGCCGAGCAGGCGCGCCATCTCAGCTCGCAAAAGCTGGCCGAGCTGGCCGGCATCAGCCAGTCGAGCGTGGTGAAGTTCGCCCAAAAGCTGGGCTATAAGGGCTTTCCGGCGCTGAAGCTGGCGCTGAGCGAAACGCTGGCCCAGCCGCAGGCCGAGCCGGTGGTGACCGTTCACAACCACATCCTCAGCAGCGACACGCTGAAAATCGTCGGTGAAAAACTGCTGGCGGAAAAGCAGGCGGCGCTGCGCGCGACGCTGGACATCAACAGCGAAGAGCGGCTGCATCAGGCGCTGGACATGCTGCGCCAGGCTCGCCGGGTGATGCTGATCGGCATCGGCGCCTCCGGGCTGGTGGCCAAGGATTTCTCCTTCAAACTGCTGAAAATCGGCGTGATGGCGGTGGCCGAACCGGACATGCACGTCCAGCTGGCGGCGGTTCAGGCGCTGGACAAACGCGATCTGCTGCTGGCTATCTCTTTCAGCGGCGAACGGCGTGAAATCAATCTGGCGGCGGAAGAGGCGCGCCAGGCCGGCGCCAGGGTATTGGCGCTGACCAGCTTTTCTCCCAACGGCCTGCAGCAGCGCGCGGACCACTGCCTCTATACCATCGCCGAAGAGCCCCACACCCGCAGCGCGGCCATCTCTTCCAGCACGGCCCAGTACGCCCTCACCGACCTGCTGTTTATGGCGCTGATCCAGCACGATCTCGATCATGCCCGCGATCGCATCAAACACAGCGAACAGTTAATGAAAAAGTTGGTTTGAGG comes from Serratia sarumanii and encodes:
- the mltF gene encoding membrane-bound lytic murein transglycosylase MltF, with product MKRLKINYILIGVVTLLLALALWPNITWRSGQGGQLQEIISRGELRISTLNSPLTYFNTKQGPGGLDYELAKRFANYLGVKLVVIPHQNINDLFDDLDDDDADLLAAGLIYNQERLSRARTGPAYYSVSQQLVYRLGTPRPKSFADIKGKLAVASGSAHVSTLKQLKQDKYPDLAWESSSDLTSKELLERVADGKLDYTLGDSVTIALLQRIHPQLAVAFDVTDEEPVTWYLKRDGDDSLYAAMLDFYSQMVDDGTLARLEEKYLGHVGSFDYVDTKTFLSAIDSVLPNFRPLFEKHANEIDWKLLAAIAYQESHWNPQATSPTGVRGLMMLTRATADGLGVNDRLDPEESIQGGALYLQRLMAKVPDSVPEDERIWFSLAAYNMGWGHMLDARKLTKTQKGNPDSWVDVKQRLPMLSQKRYYPQLTYGYARGREAYNYVENIRRYQVSLVGYLQEKERKAAQAAAEQEALGKGYPTVMPELALNY
- the tadA gene encoding tRNA adenosine(34) deaminase TadA, whose product is MTEYNDEYWMRQALQLALRAQEEGEVPVGALLVLDNQVIGEGWNRPIGRHDPTAHAEIMALRQGGVVLQNYRLLNATLYVTLEPCVMCAGAMVHSRIRRLVYGAADEKTGAAGSLVDILRHPGMNHQVEIVSGVLAEECAATLSNFFRLRREQKKALRLAQRAADKPE
- a CDS encoding PTS transporter subunit EIIC, with the protein product MDKTTALATQILAGVGGEGNILKLENCMTRVRVEVSDEQRLDLAALKQLSGVKGYIKQGEQHQFIVGPGAAAKVVDAMRALLSGSAQPVVAVGDAARIKAQAKQKYAAPMSGALKKLADVFIPLIPAFIASGLITGIINLLKRPDIAGQLAVDYPNVLGLLAIFGSAVFAIMNILVGVNAARVFGGSQAMGGVMAGILSSPALAQITLFGEALQPGRGGVIAVLLVVALMCWVEKRLRTLLPESVELILNPLLTTLVTASLAILILQPIGGIISDAIAHGANLAIDKGGLLVGALLSGLFLPLVLSGLHQGLVPIHVELVQAHGSNPLLPILAMAGVGQVGAALAVLLKTRNARLKKVIKGALPVGILGIGEPLIFGVTLPLGRPFIGACLGGAVGGALISYWKVATVITFGISGLPLALTIVSGKVMLYLAGMLITIVAGFLFTWMMGFNDPEE
- a CDS encoding DUF2157 domain-containing protein → MKLSKKNAVVVRKALDSWVGEGALTAEQRQQLLQHVAVQPFDWRRLARYAFLAALASLLIAVTSLFADSELLAWLSGLFRFDAPVRMAIAGVLAALAYVWALRRRRRHPEKRYGNEAALFVAVLLTACALWQLGVWLDNGSGRVSVLLLFAALLYGAIGWFSRSGLVWWFALLSLGNAFGAETGYLSGWGAYWLGMSYPIRFIAFGAVLIAAALLLRPLLAQRGLQRVSLAMGLLYLFIALWLLSIFGNYGDLDSWYRARQIELFHWSLLFGLAALAAIWLGLKHDDAMLRGFGLTFLGINLYTRLFEFFWDSMPKTIFFALLGLSLWALGHYAEKIWQLGRQPHDVTDDRSRY
- the yfhb gene encoding phosphatidylglycerophosphatase C: MSDKQQQPAAEGRRVVFFDLDGTLHQEDMFGSFLRFLLRRLPLNLLLVIPVLPPIGLALLLLGRAARWPMSLLLWAITFGRSEAKLKALERQFIEAFRQKVTAFPVVQMRLRQYLDEHDAEVWLITGSPERLVEQVYHDSAFLPRVRLIGSRITRRCGGWVLTLRCLGTQKVVQLEQRLGAPLKLYSGYSDSKQDNPLLFFCEHRWRVSKQGELQQLE
- a CDS encoding MurR/RpiR family transcriptional regulator, whose amino-acid sequence is MSTLLRIRQMYPTLAQNDRKLADFLLNNAEQARHLSSQKLAELAGISQSSVVKFAQKLGYKGFPALKLALSETLAQPQAEPVVTVHNHILSSDTLKIVGEKLLAEKQAALRATLDINSEERLHQALDMLRQARRVMLIGIGASGLVAKDFSFKLLKIGVMAVAEPDMHVQLAAVQALDKRDLLLAISFSGERREINLAAEEARQAGARVLALTSFSPNGLQQRADHCLYTIAEEPHTRSAAISSSTAQYALTDLLFMALIQHDLDHARDRIKHSEQLMKKLV
- the murQ gene encoding N-acetylmuramic acid 6-phosphate etherase, which produces MNLGALVSETRNPATMGLDEMSTLEMVRCFNQEDRKVPEAIEKVLPAIAQAVDLAAAALKAGGRLIYLGAGTSGRLGVLDASECPPTFGVPHGVVVGLIAGGPGALLKAVEGAEDDEALGEADLRALNLTAVDMVVGLAASGRTPYVIGALRYARGLGCPTAAISCNPDSPIAHEAQVAISPVVGPEALTGSTRLKSGTAQKLVLNMLSTGAMVKLGKVYQNLMVDVKATNVKLVDRACRIVVEATGAERAQAEAALAQTGFEVKPAILMILAGVSAEEAQQRLQRHDGYLRAALAR